The following proteins come from a genomic window of Campylobacter concisus:
- the nikR gene encoding nickel-responsive transcriptional regulator NikR gives MDSVIRFSVSLPSQLLDELDRKVSEQGYASRSEFTRDLIREKIVNDSWKDANEELIGVLTLIYVHHHNDLVNKKMDIEHDSDVKIICTNHVHVDHHNCLETISIRGEASKIERFSERIAGLKGVKFSKLTKAAVPKF, from the coding sequence ATGGATAGTGTTATACGTTTTAGTGTTTCTTTGCCTAGTCAGTTACTAGACGAACTAGATAGGAAAGTTAGCGAACAAGGCTACGCTTCTAGGAGCGAATTTACGAGAGATCTGATCCGTGAAAAGATCGTAAATGATAGCTGGAAGGATGCTAATGAAGAGTTGATCGGTGTTTTGACGCTAATTTATGTGCATCATCACAACGATTTGGTGAATAAAAAAATGGATATCGAGCATGACTCTGATGTGAAAATAATCTGTACAAATCACGTACATGTTGATCACCATAACTGCTTAGAAACGATTTCTATAAGAGGAGAGGCAAGCAAAATAGAACGCTTTTCTGAGAGAATCGCTGGCTTAAAAGGTGTTAAATTTTCTAAACTTACAAAGGCAGCCGTTCCTAAATTTTAG
- the hypF gene encoding carbamoyltransferase HypF — protein MRSSFRYEIKGLVQGVGFRPFVYTLAHKFKFVGEIYNDDEGVKLNFSGEEASFLAFEKELYEKLPALARIDELKKFKIDKIYEKLEIIASKRAAKQAPILPDYALCDDCLREFYDPTNPRYKYPFINCTNCGPRFSIIKALPYDRVNTTMNEFKMCKFCESEYKDPLNRRYHAEPISCPNCGPKLYLKDKFGKVLDIGNEAAKEAAKLINEGKILAIKGLGGFHLVCDATNEAAVRELRARKHRPSKPFALMSKNLENAREIAQISEAEAKLLNSNLKPIVLLEAKNGSNIAKSVAPNLNKLGVMLAFSGIHLLLFDYLEHDIVATSANISGEVVIKDESELREKLGDVIDFYLDHDREIYSPSDDSIAFCVGDETIFTRTSRGLNPNFIHTNFKQKGTFLALGAELKSSFCIYKDGLLMISPYIGDLKNVATFDRFKDIFTLFETTYNLKIEKVIADLHPNFLNTKWAKDQGFELVHLQHHYAHLLSVIFENDLADKKYLGFCFDGTGYGEDGKIWGGEVFRLDKKKYERVYHFDEFSLFGGENSIKNIYLIAYSIILKYSLEDEASKFLVNFDEKMLANFKKMEQKGLNLVKTSSVGRIFDAFGAIICGLFHSSFEGESGMRLEALYDKNLDVCYKFSLDNGVIGFKEAFKSALKDEPRVAATAFINGLADIIFEISKKEKMEILLSGGVFQNKTLLELIYKKFTKVNLKFYINKKFCSNDSNVNLGQIYYYLSTF, from the coding sequence TTGAGATCAAGCTTTAGATACGAGATCAAGGGCTTAGTTCAAGGTGTGGGCTTTAGACCTTTTGTCTATACTTTGGCACACAAATTTAAGTTCGTTGGTGAAATTTACAACGACGATGAGGGCGTGAAGCTAAATTTTAGCGGCGAAGAGGCTAGCTTTTTGGCTTTTGAAAAGGAGCTTTATGAGAAGCTGCCAGCCCTTGCTAGGATCGATGAGCTAAAGAAATTTAAGATAGATAAAATTTATGAAAAGCTTGAGATCATCGCTTCAAAGAGAGCTGCCAAGCAAGCTCCTATCTTGCCTGATTATGCACTTTGTGACGACTGCTTGCGCGAGTTTTATGACCCCACAAATCCACGCTACAAATACCCATTTATAAACTGCACCAACTGCGGGCCTAGATTTTCGATCATCAAAGCATTGCCTTATGACAGGGTAAATACGACGATGAACGAGTTTAAAATGTGTAAATTTTGTGAGAGCGAGTATAAAGATCCGCTTAATCGCCGCTATCACGCAGAGCCGATCTCTTGCCCAAACTGTGGACCAAAACTCTATCTAAAAGATAAATTTGGCAAAGTCTTGGATATTGGAAATGAAGCAGCCAAAGAGGCGGCTAAGCTCATAAACGAGGGCAAAATTTTAGCCATTAAAGGGCTTGGTGGTTTTCATTTGGTTTGTGACGCGACAAATGAAGCCGCAGTTAGAGAGCTAAGAGCAAGAAAGCACCGCCCAAGCAAGCCATTTGCTCTGATGAGTAAAAATTTAGAGAATGCTAGAGAGATAGCACAAATTTCAGAGGCAGAGGCAAAGCTACTTAACTCAAATTTAAAGCCAATCGTCTTACTTGAAGCAAAAAACGGCTCAAATATCGCAAAAAGCGTCGCACCAAATTTAAACAAGCTTGGCGTCATGCTCGCATTTAGTGGCATACATCTTTTGCTTTTTGACTACCTTGAGCACGACATCGTCGCAACTAGCGCAAACATCTCAGGCGAAGTTGTGATAAAAGATGAGAGCGAGCTAAGAGAAAAGCTAGGTGACGTCATAGACTTTTACCTTGATCACGACCGAGAAATTTACTCACCAAGTGACGATAGTATCGCATTTTGCGTTGGTGATGAGACAATTTTCACAAGAACGAGCCGTGGGCTAAATCCAAATTTCATCCATACAAATTTCAAGCAAAAAGGGACATTTTTAGCCCTTGGAGCGGAGCTAAAGAGCTCATTTTGCATCTATAAAGACGGACTTTTGATGATTAGCCCTTATATCGGCGATCTAAAAAACGTGGCGACTTTTGATAGATTTAAAGATATTTTTACCCTTTTTGAAACGACTTATAACCTAAAAATCGAGAAGGTCATAGCCGATCTGCATCCAAATTTTTTAAATACAAAATGGGCAAAGGATCAGGGCTTTGAGCTAGTTCATCTTCAGCACCACTACGCGCATTTGCTAAGCGTGATCTTTGAAAACGATCTAGCAGATAAAAAGTATCTTGGATTTTGTTTTGATGGCACTGGATACGGGGAAGACGGTAAAATTTGGGGTGGCGAGGTCTTTAGACTAGATAAAAAGAAATACGAGCGAGTTTATCACTTTGATGAATTTAGCCTATTTGGGGGCGAAAACAGCATCAAAAATATTTATCTCATCGCATATTCTATTATTTTAAAATACTCTCTTGAGGACGAAGCTAGTAAATTTTTAGTAAATTTTGATGAAAAAATGCTTGCAAATTTTAAAAAAATGGAGCAAAAAGGGTTAAACTTAGTAAAGACTAGCTCGGTTGGTAGGATATTTGACGCATTTGGGGCGATTATTTGTGGGCTTTTTCACTCTAGTTTTGAGGGCGAGAGTGGTATGAGGCTTGAAGCGCTTTATGATAAAAATTTAGATGTGTGTTACAAATTTAGCCTAGATAATGGAGTGATCGGCTTTAAAGAAGCTTTTAAAAGTGCTTTAAAAGATGAGCCAAGAGTGGCTGCAACGGCGTTTATAAATGGCTTGGCTGATATTATTTTTGAAATTTCAAAAAAAGAAAAAATGGAAATTTTACTAAGCGGCGGAGTTTTTCAAAATAAGACTTTACTTGAACTTATTTACAAAAAATTTACTAAAGTAAATTTGAAATTTTATATCAATAAAAAATTCTGTAGCAACGATTCTAACGTAAATTTAGGGCAAATTTATTATTATTTATCTACATTTTAA
- a CDS encoding HyaD/HybD family hydrogenase maturation endopeptidase, whose amino-acid sequence MRVLVLGIGNVMFADEGIGVHFVNLMAKNYKFTSSKNELTLMDGGTLALALTHIISEFDYLIVVDCISANGASVSDVYFFDFLNVPNFISWDGSAHEIEMLQTLHLMELAGDRPTTKILGIVPSRIESSNFSLSDEVINASNILEKTLLDHLKELDFKCEKVANFTLNDIVDEYAKKGLK is encoded by the coding sequence ATGAGAGTGCTGGTTCTTGGTATCGGCAACGTGATGTTTGCCGATGAGGGCATAGGTGTTCATTTTGTAAATTTGATGGCTAAAAACTATAAATTTACAAGTTCTAAAAACGAGCTTACTCTAATGGACGGGGGCACTTTAGCCCTCGCTCTAACTCACATCATAAGCGAATTTGACTATCTTATCGTCGTTGATTGTATTAGCGCAAACGGCGCAAGCGTGAGTGATGTTTATTTTTTTGATTTTCTAAATGTACCAAATTTTATCAGCTGGGACGGCTCGGCTCACGAGATAGAGATGCTCCAGACCCTTCATCTAATGGAGCTTGCAGGCGATAGGCCTACGACTAAAATTTTAGGTATCGTGCCTAGCCGTATAGAATCATCAAATTTTAGCCTCTCAGATGAGGTTATAAACGCTTCTAATATTTTAGAAAAAACGCTGCTTGATCACTTAAAAGAGCTTGATTTTAAGTGTGAAAAAGTAGCAAATTTTACCCTAAACGATATCGTTGATGAATACGCCAAAAAAGGTTTAAAATGA
- the cybH gene encoding Ni/Fe-hydrogenase, b-type cytochrome subunit, with amino-acid sequence MSHKNADRISEYEFSIGVRLTHWIRFAAITLLVVSGYYISYVFVSPEITSEPTNFMQAKWRMAHQIAGFVLIAAFIFKFYLFVFDKHSKKEWMSVVDFLNPKIWIAQIKYYLFMGPHPHLRGVYNPLQFASYFFFYLILTLICLSGLVLYVHVYHEGLGGALYEPARFFEELMGGLANVRTIHRICMWIIMIFVPIHVYMAVFNAVKGENGAMDAIVSGYKFVKEH; translated from the coding sequence ATGTCACATAAAAATGCTGACAGGATCAGCGAATACGAATTCTCCATCGGCGTTAGGCTGACACACTGGATTAGATTTGCAGCGATCACACTTTTAGTTGTGAGTGGCTACTATATCTCGTACGTTTTTGTGAGTCCAGAGATAACGAGCGAGCCTACAAATTTTATGCAAGCAAAGTGGCGTATGGCTCACCAGATCGCTGGCTTTGTGCTAATAGCGGCGTTTATCTTTAAATTTTATCTATTTGTCTTTGATAAACATAGCAAAAAAGAGTGGATGAGCGTGGTTGATTTTCTAAATCCAAAAATTTGGATCGCACAGATTAAGTATTATCTTTTTATGGGGCCACATCCGCATTTAAGGGGCGTTTATAATCCTTTGCAGTTTGCCTCATACTTTTTCTTTTATCTTATTTTGACTCTTATTTGCCTAAGCGGTCTTGTGCTTTATGTTCATGTTTATCATGAGGGACTTGGCGGAGCGCTTTATGAGCCAGCTAGGTTTTTTGAAGAGCTTATGGGCGGACTAGCAAATGTCAGAACGATACATAGAATTTGTATGTGGATCATTATGATTTTTGTGCCGATTCATGTTTATATGGCGGTATTTAACGCTGTTAAAGGCGAAAATGGAGCGATGGACGCCATCGTTAGTGGCTATAAATTTGTAAAAGAACACTGA
- a CDS encoding nickel-dependent hydrogenase large subunit: MSKKRIVIDPITRIEGHLRIEVVVDENNVVKEAYSGSTLWRGLEQIVKGRDPRDAGFFMQRICGVCTYSHYRAGIIAVENALGIKPPLNAELTRTLMNAALYLHDHIVHFYQLHGMDWADVVSALSADVHKASEEAFKYTDLPFATGADKLKEVKERVEAFVKKGNLGPFANAYWGHSTYKFTPEQNLIVLSHYLECLRIQRTAAQMMAIFGAKNPHPQSLTVGGVTCVMDLMDPARMGEYMSKFAEIKEFVDRAYYPDILMAAKAYGNEPSVLNDAGVANLLCYDEFLIGKNDHLFKGGYILNGDLSKVYDIDEDKITEEATRAWYKNDKALHPYDGETEANYTGLIDGESIDAEGKLAHSKLFDTKGKYSWIKAPRYDGLPMQVGPIASIVINYARGNERVKKVVDEFLAKSGLPLSAVFSTLGRTATRMLEAKVVAEHTMDAFNALVENLKSDQETCAKYVIDNKKEYKGNFQGNAPRGALSHWCRIKDGVITNWQAVVPSTWNASPKDAQNQMGSYEACLVGLKIADLSKPLEIIRKIHSYDPCIACAVHVMDTKGNDLSTYKINPNL, encoded by the coding sequence ATGAGTAAAAAAAGAATAGTAATAGACCCTATAACACGTATCGAGGGGCACTTAAGAATAGAAGTTGTTGTAGATGAAAATAATGTCGTAAAAGAGGCTTACTCTGGCTCAACTCTTTGGCGTGGCTTAGAGCAGATCGTAAAAGGCAGAGACCCAAGAGATGCTGGCTTTTTCATGCAAAGAATTTGTGGCGTTTGTACATACTCACACTATAGAGCAGGCATCATCGCGGTTGAAAATGCCCTTGGCATCAAGCCTCCGTTAAATGCAGAGCTAACTAGAACGCTTATGAACGCAGCTTTATATCTTCACGATCACATCGTGCATTTTTATCAGCTCCACGGCATGGACTGGGCAGACGTCGTCTCCGCACTAAGCGCAGATGTGCATAAAGCTAGCGAAGAGGCGTTTAAATATACTGATCTTCCGTTTGCCACAGGAGCTGACAAGCTAAAAGAGGTAAAAGAGAGGGTTGAAGCCTTTGTTAAAAAGGGCAATCTTGGACCATTTGCCAACGCATACTGGGGACATAGCACATATAAATTTACGCCAGAGCAAAATTTAATCGTCCTCTCACACTACTTAGAGTGCCTTAGAATTCAAAGAACAGCAGCTCAGATGATGGCGATCTTTGGCGCGAAAAACCCACATCCACAAAGCCTAACAGTTGGCGGCGTGACTTGCGTGATGGATCTTATGGATCCAGCTAGAATGGGCGAATATATGAGCAAATTTGCCGAGATCAAAGAATTTGTTGATAGAGCTTACTATCCAGATATCTTGATGGCGGCTAAAGCCTATGGTAATGAGCCAAGCGTTCTAAACGATGCTGGTGTGGCAAATTTACTCTGCTATGATGAGTTTTTGATTGGCAAAAATGACCATCTATTTAAAGGTGGCTATATCTTAAATGGCGATCTTAGCAAGGTTTATGACATAGACGAAGACAAGATCACAGAAGAGGCGACAAGAGCTTGGTATAAAAATGACAAAGCGCTTCATCCATATGATGGCGAGACTGAGGCAAACTACACAGGCCTTATTGACGGCGAGAGCATAGACGCCGAGGGCAAACTAGCTCATAGTAAGCTTTTTGATACAAAAGGTAAATATAGCTGGATTAAAGCACCAAGATATGATGGCTTGCCTATGCAAGTGGGTCCAATAGCAAGTATCGTTATAAACTACGCTAGAGGCAACGAGAGAGTTAAAAAAGTAGTTGACGAATTTTTAGCAAAGAGTGGCTTGCCATTAAGTGCAGTCTTTTCAACTCTAGGCAGAACCGCTACTCGTATGCTTGAGGCAAAAGTAGTTGCAGAGCACACAATGGACGCATTTAATGCCTTAGTAGAAAATTTAAAATCAGATCAAGAGACCTGCGCAAAATATGTAATCGATAACAAAAAAGAGTACAAAGGAAATTTTCAAGGCAATGCTCCAAGAGGTGCGCTTAGCCACTGGTGCCGCATAAAAGATGGCGTTATCACAAACTGGCAAGCAGTCGTGCCAAGCACGTGGAACGCCTCTCCAAAAGACGCACAAAATCAAATGGGAAGCTACGAAGCGTGCTTAGTTGGTTTAAAGATCGCTGATCTTTCAAAGCCACTTGAGATAATACGAAAAATTCACTCTTACGATCCTTGCATCGCGTGTGCCGTGCATGTTATGGATACAAAGGGAAATGATTTGAGTACTTATAAGATAAATCCAAATTTGTAA
- a CDS encoding hydrogenase small subunit gives MNNDLRQKIDRRLSELSALPKMKSDSSIAQLLKDKGFTRRDFMKWAGAMTAFMALPSAMTPMVARAAELSDRLPVIWLHMAECTGCSESLLRTDAPSIDSLIFDYISLEYHETIMAASGWQAEENLESAIEKYKGRYILLVEGGIPTGATENFLTVGPHGTTGKTHAVNASKDAAAIFAIGTCSSFGGIQAARPNPSNSVGLSKVTDKPVINVAGCPPSEKNIVGNVLHFLLFGTLPALDVYNRPKWAYGLRIHDLCERRGHFDAGEFVQNFGDEGAKNGYCLYKVGCKGPYTFNNCSRERFNQHTSWPVQAGHGCIGCSEPDFWDTMGPFEEPMADRLFDTVLGLGADNVSDKVGIGILALTGIGIAAHAVIASMSKDKE, from the coding sequence ATGAATAATGACTTGCGTCAAAAGATAGATAGGCGCTTAAGTGAGCTTAGTGCGTTACCTAAGATGAAAAGCGACTCGAGTATTGCGCAGCTTTTAAAAGATAAAGGCTTTACGAGGCGTGATTTTATGAAGTGGGCTGGTGCGATGACAGCTTTTATGGCTCTACCAAGTGCGATGACACCGATGGTTGCTCGTGCTGCTGAGCTTAGCGATAGGCTTCCTGTGATATGGCTTCATATGGCAGAATGCACAGGCTGTAGCGAGAGCTTACTAAGAACCGATGCTCCAAGCATAGATAGTCTTATATTTGACTACATAAGCCTTGAATACCACGAAACTATTATGGCAGCTTCTGGTTGGCAGGCTGAAGAAAATTTAGAGAGCGCGATCGAAAAATACAAAGGCAGATACATCCTGCTAGTTGAGGGAGGTATTCCAACTGGTGCGACTGAAAATTTCTTAACTGTTGGACCTCATGGCACAACAGGTAAAACTCATGCTGTAAATGCTTCAAAAGACGCAGCTGCTATCTTTGCGATCGGTACCTGTTCTAGCTTTGGTGGCATTCAAGCTGCAAGGCCAAATCCATCAAATTCAGTGGGACTTTCAAAGGTCACTGATAAGCCAGTTATTAATGTTGCGGGCTGTCCACCAAGTGAGAAAAATATCGTTGGCAACGTGCTTCACTTCTTACTTTTTGGCACACTTCCAGCGCTTGATGTTTATAATAGGCCAAAATGGGCTTATGGCTTAAGAATTCACGATCTTTGCGAAAGACGTGGTCACTTTGACGCTGGCGAGTTTGTCCAAAACTTCGGCGATGAAGGCGCAAAAAATGGCTACTGCTTATATAAAGTAGGTTGCAAAGGTCCATATACATTTAATAACTGCTCACGCGAGAGATTTAACCAGCACACATCATGGCCAGTTCAAGCAGGTCACGGCTGTATAGGCTGCTCAGAGCCAGACTTCTGGGATACGATGGGACCATTTGAAGAGCCTATGGCAGATAGACTCTTTGATACTGTTTTGGGTCTTGGAGCTGATAATGTCAGCGATAAAGTTGGCATTGGAATTTTAGCTCTTACTGGCATTGGTATAGCAGCTCACGCTGTTATAGCTTCTATGAGTAAAGATAAAGAATAA
- the flgH gene encoding flagellar basal body L-ring protein FlgH has translation MNHKTIWLVLSAGIICTGCTPSADPHINMKPPVYVEQLPSKDSGTGQSNAGSLFGKGENPLFSDRKAMNVNDIVTIVISENASQTSTGSKSTNKDSTVSLGGGVFTAGASPLSTVAENLNKYGDIGFKAGGGNKFTGSGTSNRSEKFTATISARIIKILNNGNYFIEGSRELLINGEKQIMQVSGVIRPYDISQNNEIDSKYIADAKILYKTEGELDKSTKKPWGTRLMEAIWPF, from the coding sequence ATGAACCATAAAACGATTTGGCTCGTCTTATCTGCGGGCATTATTTGCACTGGCTGCACACCAAGTGCTGATCCTCATATCAATATGAAACCCCCGGTTTATGTCGAGCAACTCCCTTCAAAAGATAGTGGAACCGGACAAAGCAACGCTGGCAGCCTCTTTGGAAAGGGCGAAAATCCTCTTTTTTCAGATAGAAAAGCGATGAATGTAAATGATATCGTGACTATCGTTATCTCAGAAAATGCAAGCCAAACTTCAACTGGTAGTAAAAGTACAAATAAAGATAGCACCGTATCACTCGGCGGAGGTGTATTTACGGCTGGAGCGTCACCGCTTTCAACTGTGGCTGAAAATTTAAACAAATATGGCGACATCGGCTTTAAAGCAGGTGGTGGCAATAAATTTACAGGAAGTGGTACTAGCAACAGAAGCGAGAAATTTACCGCAACCATTTCAGCTAGGATTATAAAAATCCTAAATAACGGCAACTATTTCATAGAAGGTAGCCGCGAGCTACTGATAAATGGCGAAAAGCAGATCATGCAAGTAAGTGGAGTCATTAGGCCTTACGACATCTCACAAAACAACGAAATCGACTCAAAATACATAGCTGACGCCAAAATTTTATACAAAACCGAGGGCGAGCTAGACAAATCTACCAAAAAGCCTTGGGGCACAAGGCTTATGGAAGCTATCTGGCCATTTTAA
- the pta gene encoding phosphate acetyltransferase, with product MKSCYVFTDKNLAHLQEIIATKFKKVEIFKIIPDENDKNNLINSNEKEFFLKFIDKFEELKAKSDFVIVIGCEGFSVFGKSEINLKLARNLNAPVFDENASELKALNLNSKLLITDNFDEILNYQADIITPFKFQSLLLKRAKTANKTVVLPESDDERILKAAHIVLEKDAANIILLGLENEISKKAAACGLNLSKAKVINPEQNELTDEFAKKIYELRKHKGVDETKANALAKDKIYFATMLIHEGLADALVSGATMSTADTIRPALQIIKTKPNVSVVSGAFFMALEEEILLFADCAVTPNPSADELASITLSSAQTANAFGLSPKIAMLSYSTAESGSGPDVEFVKEAAKKASELDANLKIAAPIQFDAAVDLSVASKKMPNSDVAGHANVFIFPNLNCGNICYKAVQRSANALAVGPILQGLKKPVNDLSRGCLVEDVVNTILISAIQAGE from the coding sequence ATGAAAAGTTGTTACGTTTTTACAGACAAAAATTTAGCACATCTGCAAGAAATTATAGCTACAAAATTCAAAAAAGTTGAGATTTTTAAGATAATCCCAGATGAAAACGATAAAAATAACTTAATAAATTCAAATGAAAAAGAATTTTTTCTAAAATTTATAGATAAATTTGAAGAGTTAAAAGCCAAAAGCGACTTCGTCATAGTCATTGGCTGTGAGGGCTTTAGTGTCTTTGGCAAAAGCGAGATAAATTTAAAGCTAGCTAGAAATTTAAACGCTCCAGTCTTTGACGAAAACGCAAGCGAGCTAAAAGCACTAAATCTAAACTCAAAGCTTCTAATCACAGATAATTTTGATGAAATTTTAAACTATCAAGCAGATATTATCACACCATTTAAATTTCAAAGCCTGCTTCTAAAAAGAGCCAAAACTGCAAACAAAACAGTTGTTTTGCCAGAGAGTGACGATGAGAGAATTTTAAAAGCAGCTCACATAGTATTAGAAAAAGATGCGGCAAATATCATTTTATTAGGACTTGAAAATGAAATTTCAAAAAAAGCGGCCGCTTGTGGGCTAAATCTAAGCAAAGCCAAAGTGATCAATCCAGAACAAAATGAGCTGACAGATGAATTTGCAAAGAAAATTTATGAGCTTAGAAAACATAAAGGTGTGGATGAAACTAAGGCAAATGCGCTTGCAAAAGATAAAATTTACTTTGCTACGATGCTAATTCATGAAGGCTTAGCCGATGCCTTGGTAAGTGGCGCTACAATGAGCACGGCTGATACGATCCGCCCAGCCTTGCAGATAATAAAAACAAAGCCAAATGTAAGCGTGGTAAGTGGGGCATTTTTCATGGCGCTTGAAGAAGAAATTTTGCTTTTTGCCGACTGTGCCGTCACGCCAAATCCAAGCGCAGATGAGCTAGCTAGCATCACACTAAGTAGCGCTCAAACGGCAAATGCCTTTGGCCTTAGTCCAAAGATCGCCATGCTAAGCTACTCTACAGCTGAGAGTGGAAGTGGACCTGATGTGGAATTTGTAAAAGAAGCTGCTAAAAAAGCTAGCGAGCTTGATGCAAATTTAAAAATCGCAGCGCCAATTCAGTTTGACGCAGCAGTTGATCTAAGTGTGGCTAGCAAAAAGATGCCAAATTCCGATGTCGCAGGGCATGCAAATGTATTTATCTTTCCAAATTTAAACTGCGGAAACATCTGCTATAAAGCGGTTCAGCGAAGTGCAAATGCCCTAGCTGTGGGTCCAATACTTCAAGGATTAAAAAAGCCAGTTAACGACCTAAGTCGCGGTTGCCTCGTTGAAGACGTGGTAAATACTATCTTAATTAGCGCCATACAAGCAGGAGAATAA
- a CDS encoding acetate kinase produces the protein MRILVLNSGSSSIKFQLFAMDTKTSLASGLVEQIGSSSSRAVLKANGETYEIKRFIKDHHDGLEAMNELFVTSHTLHDLSELDGIGHRIVHGGESFFSSMIVDESVIKKIEEISPLAPLHNPGHLAGIKNAMKESKNVPHVVVFDTVFHQSMPEYAYRYALPYDVCKTHHIRKYGFHGTSHRYVCKQAAKMLGIEFDKFNAISLHLGNGASACAVQNGKSIDTSMGLSPLEGLIMGTRSGDMDPAVVIYLLNIGVLKWNEIDNFLNKKSGLFGICGSSDMREVVAKMQKDERAKLAFEMFCYRVKKYIGSYYAILGRVDALIFTGGIGENAPNTRQKICDELKHLGIHINHDLNFQDMRGERCIDGDGAKIKTLIIPTNEELEIAIETARVIKESKAK, from the coding sequence ATGAGAATTTTGGTTTTAAACTCGGGTAGTAGCTCAATAAAATTTCAACTTTTTGCAATGGATACAAAAACCAGTCTAGCAAGCGGTCTAGTTGAGCAAATCGGTAGCTCCAGCTCAAGAGCGGTACTAAAAGCAAATGGCGAAACCTACGAGATAAAACGCTTTATAAAAGACCACCATGACGGACTTGAGGCGATGAACGAGCTCTTTGTCACTTCACACACCCTGCACGATCTAAGTGAGCTTGATGGTATCGGACATAGGATAGTTCACGGCGGCGAGAGCTTTTTTAGCTCAATGATCGTTGATGAGAGCGTCATCAAAAAGATCGAGGAGATAAGTCCGCTTGCCCCACTTCACAATCCAGGACATCTAGCAGGCATCAAAAATGCGATGAAAGAGAGCAAAAACGTACCTCACGTGGTCGTTTTTGACACGGTATTTCATCAAAGTATGCCAGAGTATGCCTACCGCTACGCCCTACCCTACGACGTCTGCAAGACTCATCACATCAGAAAATACGGCTTTCACGGCACTTCGCATAGATACGTCTGCAAGCAAGCGGCTAAAATGCTTGGCATAGAATTTGATAAATTTAATGCCATCTCACTTCATCTAGGAAATGGCGCCTCGGCCTGTGCGGTACAAAACGGCAAAAGTATCGATACCTCGATGGGGCTTAGCCCACTTGAAGGGCTCATAATGGGTACAAGAAGCGGCGATATGGACCCAGCTGTGGTCATTTACTTGCTAAATATCGGCGTTTTAAAGTGGAACGAGATCGATAACTTTTTAAACAAAAAAAGCGGACTTTTTGGAATTTGTGGCTCAAGTGACATGAGAGAGGTTGTGGCTAAAATGCAAAAAGATGAGCGAGCAAAGCTTGCATTTGAGATGTTTTGCTACCGAGTAAAAAAATATATTGGCTCATATTACGCCATTTTAGGACGCGTTGATGCACTTATATTTACCGGTGGTATCGGCGAAAATGCACCAAATACAAGGCAAAAAATTTGTGACGAATTAAAACATCTTGGCATTCACATAAATCACGATCTAAATTTCCAAGACATGCGAGGCGAGAGATGCATAGACGGGGATGGCGCTAAGATAAAAACGCTCATCATCCCAACAAACGAAGAGCTAGAAATCGCGATAGAAACGGCTAGAGTAATAAAAGAGAGCAAAGCCAAATAA